From Coffea arabica cultivar ET-39 chromosome 2e, Coffea Arabica ET-39 HiFi, whole genome shotgun sequence, the proteins below share one genomic window:
- the LOC113728748 gene encoding uncharacterized protein, translated as MPRKRKYASYEEMCLHKNHRHRQARASMVGPMVHAKNPPKPQSKNTLSSTPVSLLSQNQLSDASENISLPLSLLSEDVPKTSELASPTCSSSNNHVCCDVINGPSSEPSTRGHQEKVKKRNQRIDRIPTQPSVLPFVQDCVFCGAKRFYLEPPGFCCASGEIRLVEKEMPAQLAKLYTANTPEAIEFRQCIRSYNNMFAFTSLGVHSDKELNKRDRGIYAFRVQGQMYHFLNPLVPMDGHKPSNVQLYYFDTEHEIANRMAISNKFRETILQQLQQLLDHNPYAAFFRSLRNFEDIYNHKVFLNSHPSLDQRVYNTPTVSQVAAIWTEHDLNIGDSSQHIQGHNMHIRRHSSAEEIISAENAVLQKKKKKRTTVSCREYYCYKFQMHEIDKSLLLHCGRLFQQFCIDTYVKIESARLDFHRNRQRQIRTDVYQGILDSIANGETSGSNVGRRIYLPASFIGGPRDMKRRYMDTMTLVQRYGKPDIFLTMTCNPAWPEIKKHLSDREEAHNRPDVTARKRGLPHAHFLIILANGWKLDSPEAYDRVVSAELPDPASFPYLHSVVVAHMLHRPCGTANKNSPCMKQNGKCKFAYPKDFAEFTRHNKNSYPLYMRRYDQKTVTARHFQFDNRWVVPYNPYLLAKYDCHINVELNAAENDEAIDEIKNFQSGRWICAPEAAWRIFAFDLSNLNPSVMPLQIHLEGEQSMVSNEDDILERVVVDEQMSRTMLTEFFRMNSADGHAKELKCLYKDFPQHFVWNATHKIWEPRQRRSTIGRLTTVHPTQGEKYYLRMLLMHVRGPKSYESLKHIGSRTASIFREAAEILGLLKIDDSAEQCLLEAVSFQMPYTLRHLFALILVYVLPPNPMLLWQKFEPYLSEDISKDKSLSAEQIRLKVLQLIDSHLQYMGKHLADFKIVVPNTDDFSIQRDTQEIEAELDIKVSTEDIASVALLNPHQRSAYNKIINSIDNNTSAAFFIDGPGGTSKTFLYKALLATVRSKGQIALATASCGVAASILPGGRIAHSRFKIPIHENDDSACNVNKQSSSARLIKQAKLIKATMAKKYAIECFDKLLRDIMDLDTIFGGKVVVFGGDFRQTLLVVVKGYNEDYISASLCSDTNIYIVPFKRTQFPVRLCFAMTINKAQGQTLDFVGLYLKEPVFGHGQLYVALSRAKTVNDVRVLVRPSPDEQTDTVSTRNIVYNEVISITGVV; from the exons ATGCCACGAAAAAGAAAGTATGCTTCGTATGAAGAAATGTGTCTACACAAGAATCATCGTCATAGGCAAGCTAGGGCGTCTATGGTTGGCCCAATGGTTCATGCTAAAAATCCACCTAAACCTCAAAGTAAGAATACTTTATCCTCCACTCCAGTGTCATTGCTTTCCCAGAATCAGCTGTCTGATGCTTCAGAAAACATAAGCCTACCACTCTCTCTGCTATCCGAAGATGTCCCTAAAACATCTGAGCTAGCTTCACCAA CCTGTTCATCTTCTAACAACCACGTCTGCTGTGATGTTATAAATGGACCCAGTAGTGAACCCAGTACTAGAG GTCATCaggaaaaggttaaaaaaagaaaccaaCGCATTGATAGGATTCCTACTCAACCCTCTGTTTTACCTTTTGTCCAAGATTGTGTTTTCTGTGGTGCTAAACGTTTCTATCTTGAGCCACCTGGTTTTTGCTGTGCTTCTGGTGAAATTCGATTAGTTGAGAAAGAGATGCCTGCTCAATTAGCAAAACTCTACACTGCTAATACTCCGGAAGCAATTGAATTTCGCCAATGTATCAGAAGCTATAATAACATGTTCGCATTCACGTCTCTGGGAGTTCATTCTGATAAGGAGTTGAATAAGAGAGACAGAGGAATCTATGCATTCAGAGTGCAGGGCCAAATGTATCACTTTCTCAATCCACTGGTTCCCATGGATGGCCACAAACCATCAAATGTGCAGTTATACTATTTTGATACTGAGCATGAAATTGCCAATCGAATGGCAATTTCTAACAAATTCCGAGAAACTATTCTCCAGCAGCTGCAGCAGCTCCTAGATCACAATCCCTATGCTGCATTTTTTCGTAGTTTAAGAAACTTTGAAGACATTTATAATCATAAAGTCTTCTTAAACTCACACCCTTCTCTAGACCAACGTGTGTATAACACTCCAACAGTTTCTCAAGTGGCTGCCATATGGACAGAACATGACCTTAATATAGGAGATTCTTCCCAGCATATACAA GGCCATAATATGCATATAAGACGTCATTCTTCTGCAGAAGAAATAATTTCAGCTGAGAATGCAG TTttgcagaaaaaaaagaaaaaaaggactACTGTCTCTTGTCGTGAATACTACTGCTACAAATTTCAAATGCATGAAATTGACAAATCCTTATTGCTACACTGTGGGAGACTGTTCCAGCAATTCTGCATTGATACATACGTAAAGATAGAATCAGCAAGACTGGATTTTCATCGAAATAGGCAGCGACAGATTAGAACAGATGTTTACCAAGGAATTTTAGACAGTATTGCAAATGGAGAAACATCTGGATCAAATGTTGGTCGACGAATATATTTGCCTGCTTCTTTTATTGGAGGTCCTAGAGATATGAAACGAAGATACATGGACACCATGACACTGGTCCAACGGTATGGAAAACCTGACATATTCTTAACAATGACCTGCAATCCAGCTTGGCCTGAGATCAAGAAACATCTCTCTGATCGCGAAGAGGCACACAATAGACCTGATGTAACTGCAAGA AAGAGAGGTCTCCCACATGCACACTTTTTGATAATCCTTGCAAATGGATGGAAATTGGACTCACCTGAAGCTTATGATCGTGTTGTATCTGCAGAATTACCAGATCCAGCTTCTTTCCCATATCTGCATTCTGTCGTAGTTGCTCACATGTTGCATAGACCATGCGGAACAGCTAATAAAAACAGTCCATGTATGAagcaaaatggaaaatgcaaatTTGCCTATCCAAAGGACTTTGCTGAATTCACAAGACATAATAAGAATTCATACCCTCTTTACATGCGTCGTTATGATCAAAAGACTGTCACAGCTCGCCATTTCCAGTTCGACAATCGTTGGGTAGTTCCCTACAATCCATACTTACTTGCCAAGTATGATTGCCACATCAATGTTGAA CTTAATGCAGCAGAGAATGATGAAGCAAttgatgaaataaaaaatttccaatctGGACGATGGATATGTGCACCAGAAGCAGCATGGCGAATATTTGCTTTCGACCTCAGTAACTTGAATCCATCTGTCATGCCATTACAGATACACCTAGAAGGAGAACAGTCAATGGTTTCTAATGAGGATGATATTCTGGAGAGAGTTGTAGTGGATGAACAAATGTCACGAACCATGCTTACAGAATTTTTTCGAATGAACAGTGCAGATGGACATGCAAAAGAGCTCAAATGTCTTTATAAAGACTTTCCTCAACATTTTGTCTGGAATGCAACTCACAAAATATGGGAACCGAGACAAAGAAGAAGTACAATTGGAAGACTAACTACAGTGCATCCAACTCAAGGTGAAAAATACTACTTACGGATGCTACTAATGCATGTCAGAGGGCCTAAGTCTTATGAAAGTCTAAAGCACATCGGCTCAAGAACAGCTTCAATTTTTAGAGAAGCTGCAGAAATTCTAGGCTTGTTAAAGATTGATGACAGTGCTGAACAATGTTTACTTGAAGCTGTATCATTTCAGATGCCTTATACTCTTCGTCACTTATTTGCTCTCATTCTGGTCTATGTACTACCTCCCAATCCAATGTTACTATGGCAGAAATTTGAACCATACCTGTCTGAAGACATTTCTAAAGACAAGTCTCTATCAGCTGAACAGATAAGACTAAAAGTTCTCCAACTCATTGATTCTCATCTGCAATATATGGGCAAACATCTTGCTGATTTCAAGATAGTCGTCCCTAACACTGATGACTTTTCCATTCAAAGAGACACACAAGAAATAGAGGCTGAGTTAGACATCAAAGTTTCTACCGAGGACATAGCATCAGTTGCTCTTCTCAATCCTCATCAACGATCTGCTTATAATAAAATCATCAATAGCATTGACAATAACACATCAGCAGCTTTTTTCATAGATGGACCAGGAGGAACAAGCAAAACATTCTTATATAAGGCTTTACTAGCAACTGTGAGGTCTAAAGGTCAAATTGCATTAGCCACAGCGTCATGCGGCGTTGCTGCTTCTATTCTTCCAGGAGGACGTATAGCTCACTCAAGATTTAAGATTCCAATTCATGAGAATGATGACAGTGCGTGTAACGTTAACAAACAAAGTAGCAGTGCAAGACTGATCAAACAAGCCAAACTGATCAAAGCCACAATGGCTAAAAAATATGCTATTGAGTGCTTCGACAAGCTACTGAGGGATATAATGGATTTAGATACAATATTTGGTGGCAAGGTTGTTGTATTTGGTGGCGACTTTCGTCAAACATTACTTGTTGTCGTCAAAGGTTACAATGAAGATTACATTTCTGCCAGCTTG